A genomic region of Microbacterium schleiferi contains the following coding sequences:
- a CDS encoding MFS transporter yields MFRSLGVFNYRIWFIGALVSNIGAWMQSTAQSWVVLTQLTDGDAGAVGLTMALQFGPPLLLVGVTGWATDRFDRRHILLVTQSAFLVLAATIGSLILAGLMTLPLMYAFALGLGLVAAFDNPARQAFVSDLVTRENTSNAVALNSASFNGARMIGPAVAGVFIVLVGTGWMFLVNALTFLATIGALLAMRRSELTPRAVTHGRSRLADGFRYVAQRPDLIVVFIVVFLVGAFGMNFPIYASTMALEFGAGADGFGLLNSVLAIGSLTGALLAARRDRARVRVMIAGVLGFAVASAVSSVMPTYALYALTLVFTGFTVVTILSTANGYVQATTDAHLRGRVLAIYVAILLGGTPVGAPIVGWVADELGPRVAIQLGTLAALIAAGIAITWLVWSGRLHRGTRLRLRLDETRPLSIVTQPITQSPGR; encoded by the coding sequence ATGTTCCGTTCCCTCGGCGTCTTCAATTACCGCATCTGGTTCATCGGCGCGCTCGTGTCCAACATCGGCGCGTGGATGCAGTCCACCGCGCAGAGCTGGGTAGTCCTCACCCAGCTCACCGACGGCGATGCGGGGGCCGTGGGGCTCACGATGGCACTGCAGTTCGGACCACCTCTGCTTCTGGTGGGAGTCACGGGGTGGGCGACAGACCGGTTCGATCGCCGACACATCCTGCTGGTCACGCAGTCCGCGTTCCTCGTACTCGCAGCGACCATCGGCAGCCTCATCCTCGCGGGCCTGATGACACTCCCGCTCATGTACGCCTTCGCGCTCGGCTTGGGGCTTGTCGCCGCATTCGACAACCCGGCACGCCAGGCGTTCGTGTCTGACCTCGTCACGAGAGAGAACACGAGCAACGCCGTCGCGCTGAATTCGGCATCCTTCAACGGCGCCCGGATGATCGGACCAGCCGTCGCCGGGGTGTTCATCGTCCTGGTCGGGACCGGGTGGATGTTCCTCGTCAATGCGCTCACCTTCCTCGCCACGATCGGTGCGCTCCTGGCGATGCGCCGGAGCGAGCTCACTCCGCGAGCGGTCACCCACGGACGCTCCCGGCTGGCGGACGGGTTCCGATACGTTGCCCAGCGGCCCGACCTGATCGTGGTCTTCATCGTCGTCTTCCTGGTCGGCGCGTTCGGCATGAACTTCCCGATCTACGCATCCACGATGGCGCTCGAGTTCGGGGCGGGCGCTGACGGCTTCGGCCTGCTGAACTCGGTTCTCGCGATCGGCTCGCTCACCGGCGCCCTCCTCGCAGCCCGGCGCGACCGCGCGCGCGTTCGCGTCATGATCGCCGGGGTGCTCGGATTCGCCGTCGCTTCGGCGGTCTCGTCGGTCATGCCGACCTACGCGCTCTACGCCCTGACACTCGTCTTCACCGGATTCACGGTGGTGACGATCCTCTCGACGGCCAACGGCTATGTGCAGGCGACGACGGATGCCCATCTTCGCGGCCGGGTTCTGGCGATCTATGTTGCGATTCTGCTCGGCGGCACGCCGGTGGGAGCACCGATCGTCGGATGGGTCGCCGACGAGCTCGGGCCCCGCGTCGCCATCCAGCTCGGTACGCTCGCCGCCCTCATCGCCGCGGGAATCGCGATCACGTGGCTCGTCTGGTCGGGGCGACTGCACCGCGGCACCCGGCTACGTCTGCGCCTGGATGAGACGAGACCGCTCAGCATCGTGACGCAGCCGATCACGCAGAGCCCGGGCCGGTAG
- a CDS encoding glycerate kinase, whose amino-acid sequence MSGPQRVVIAPDSFKGSLAAPEVAGAIARGWQREAPDDEIVQRPLADGGEGTLDAFLAAIPGAQRRRIRVTGADGQPSDGSWVWLPPGAETPGGTGVVELASACGIETLGGRLRPWDAGTEGLGEAICAALDSGVTRLIVGLGSSASSDGGAGMLRALGAGTRDARGLPVAPGLRGLREVAEVDLSGLRSAPSGGVIVLADVDNPLCGPRGAAAVFGPQKGLLQAEIADADASLAAWARHIPAPADAPGAGAAGGTGFALRAWGGEIESGAAYVAEVVGLSALLTADTIVVTGEGAYDAGTASGKAPQVVIQLARSAGARAALVAGRIDPGAELSDLAAAVSLTELARGAASALAAPRHYLELAGQALARQLSASR is encoded by the coding sequence GTGAGTGGGCCTCAGCGTGTGGTGATCGCACCCGACAGCTTCAAGGGGTCGCTCGCGGCTCCGGAGGTTGCCGGCGCGATCGCGCGGGGGTGGCAGCGGGAGGCCCCGGACGACGAGATCGTGCAGCGGCCGCTGGCCGATGGGGGCGAGGGGACCCTCGACGCGTTCCTCGCCGCGATCCCCGGGGCCCAGCGGCGACGCATCCGTGTCACCGGCGCAGACGGACAGCCCAGCGACGGCTCGTGGGTGTGGCTGCCGCCCGGTGCTGAGACGCCTGGCGGTACGGGAGTCGTGGAGCTCGCGTCAGCGTGCGGTATCGAGACGCTCGGCGGCAGGCTTCGCCCGTGGGATGCCGGAACCGAGGGGCTCGGCGAGGCGATCTGCGCGGCCCTGGACTCGGGTGTCACGCGCCTGATCGTCGGGCTCGGGTCGAGCGCCTCCTCCGACGGCGGCGCCGGGATGCTGCGCGCGCTGGGTGCCGGAACCCGGGACGCGCGCGGGCTCCCGGTCGCGCCCGGCCTGCGCGGACTCCGCGAGGTCGCCGAGGTCGATCTCTCGGGCCTGAGGTCCGCGCCCAGCGGCGGAGTGATCGTGCTCGCCGACGTCGACAATCCGCTGTGCGGCCCGCGTGGGGCAGCTGCCGTCTTCGGTCCGCAGAAGGGTCTGCTGCAGGCTGAGATTGCCGACGCGGATGCCTCGCTTGCCGCGTGGGCGCGGCATATCCCGGCACCGGCTGACGCACCGGGTGCCGGCGCGGCGGGAGGGACCGGTTTCGCTCTGCGCGCCTGGGGCGGCGAGATCGAATCGGGCGCCGCATACGTCGCCGAGGTCGTCGGGCTCTCCGCCCTCCTCACGGCCGACACGATCGTGGTGACCGGTGAAGGCGCGTATGACGCCGGGACCGCGTCGGGAAAGGCGCCGCAGGTCGTCATCCAGCTTGCCCGCAGCGCGGGCGCTCGCGCCGCGCTCGTGGCAGGCCGTATCGATCCGGGCGCCGAGCTGAGCGACCTGGCAGCTGCGGTCTCACTGACTGAGCTCGCGAGAGGTGCGGCATCCGCCCTGGCCGCTCCCCGGCACTACCTCGAGCTCGCGGGGCAGGCGCTTGCGCGTCAGCTCTCGGCATCCCGGTGA
- a CDS encoding class II aldolase/adducin family protein, with protein sequence MSEHSIRPGLGDILESMGEAGARINAIDASEAGAGNISVFLGWDTEVRRRFPLRQEIELPVPAPALSGGTLLVTGSGRRLRQIQADPEASVGALKIAEDGIHATLWSSPRRLFERLTSELNSHLGVHQDHVARRGVDFHAVVHAQPPHLTYLSHIPAYRDDETMNRRLLRWEPESIVALSQGIRVLPFLVPGSAEMMAANVAALRLSDISLWSKHGVMARSDLSVTRAVDRVEYAETGARYEYMNLAAGGVGEGLLREEIQAVAEAFTVDSPWV encoded by the coding sequence ATGAGTGAGCACAGCATCCGACCGGGCCTGGGAGACATCCTCGAGAGCATGGGAGAGGCAGGCGCGAGAATCAACGCGATCGATGCTTCCGAAGCGGGCGCCGGCAACATCTCGGTCTTCCTGGGGTGGGACACCGAGGTGCGGCGGCGTTTCCCGCTGCGTCAGGAGATCGAGCTCCCGGTACCCGCTCCCGCGCTCTCGGGCGGGACGCTGCTCGTGACCGGATCGGGCCGGCGTCTGCGTCAGATCCAGGCCGACCCCGAAGCCAGCGTCGGTGCGCTCAAGATCGCCGAGGATGGCATCCACGCCACACTGTGGAGCTCGCCGCGGCGCCTCTTTGAGAGGCTCACGAGCGAGCTCAATTCCCACCTCGGCGTCCATCAAGACCATGTCGCCCGGCGCGGCGTCGACTTCCACGCGGTCGTGCATGCCCAGCCGCCGCATCTGACGTATCTCTCGCACATCCCCGCCTATCGCGACGACGAGACGATGAACCGCCGGCTGCTGCGGTGGGAACCGGAATCGATCGTCGCGCTCTCTCAGGGCATCCGTGTGCTCCCCTTCCTCGTGCCCGGTTCTGCCGAGATGATGGCTGCCAACGTCGCGGCGCTGCGCCTCAGTGACATCTCGCTGTGGAGCAAGCACGGCGTCATGGCTCGATCGGATCTGTCGGTCACCCGCGCTGTCGACCGTGTCGAGTATGCCGAGACCGGTGCGCGCTATGAGTACATGAACCTCGCCGCGGGCGGGGTGGGTGAGGGACTGCTGCGGGAGGAGATTCAGGCAGTGGCCGAGGCCTTCACCGTCGACTCGCCGTGGGTGTGA
- the budA gene encoding acetolactate decarboxylase — protein sequence MTTARHTIHQTSVIAALLDGVYDGETTVGSLRGRGNFGIGTFEGLDGELILLDDTCYRIRDDGTATVAGDGEGVPYAVVTHFEPHLSFEITGRHTRAEVTALIDEKLGSANYMYAVRVDGVYERMTVRAVHVQRQPYRPLVEATAEQKVTEFTDVSGTVVGFRTPAFEEGLSVPGYHAHVLLDDRRSGGHVLDHVMLRGRVEVCVGTDLHLELPRTPEFARANLDPDDLREQVDKAES from the coding sequence GTGACCACCGCGCGCCACACCATCCACCAGACGAGCGTCATCGCGGCGCTGCTCGACGGCGTCTACGACGGCGAGACAACGGTCGGCAGCCTTCGCGGTCGCGGCAACTTCGGGATCGGCACCTTCGAGGGCCTCGACGGCGAGCTCATCCTTCTCGATGACACCTGCTACCGCATCCGCGACGACGGCACGGCGACGGTAGCAGGCGATGGCGAGGGTGTGCCCTATGCCGTCGTGACGCATTTCGAGCCGCACCTGAGCTTCGAGATCACGGGTCGGCACACCCGGGCAGAAGTCACCGCACTCATCGACGAGAAGCTCGGTTCGGCGAACTACATGTATGCGGTGCGCGTTGACGGCGTCTACGAGCGGATGACGGTGCGGGCCGTTCACGTGCAGCGGCAACCGTACCGCCCTCTCGTGGAGGCAACGGCCGAGCAGAAGGTGACGGAGTTCACCGATGTCTCCGGCACTGTCGTGGGGTTTCGAACGCCGGCATTCGAAGAAGGTCTGTCCGTGCCCGGCTATCACGCGCATGTGCTGCTCGATGACCGCCGCAGCGGCGGGCACGTCCTCGATCACGTCATGCTGCGCGGCCGCGTGGAGGTGTGCGTGGGGACGGATCTGCACCTGGAACTCCCCCGCACCCCCGAGTTCGCCCGGGCAAACCTCGACCCCGACGACCTCCGCGAGCAGGTCGACAAAGCCGAGTCTTGA
- a CDS encoding TetR/AcrR family transcriptional regulator gives MDSQATTTSVEAAPRLGRPRDASRDADILEATIAVLAEHGFDGMTIDMVAARAGAGKATVYRRWPSKADLVIDAVACMKRRDLDPDDLPDTGSLRGDLVALIRAPSIEDAELKTHVMGGILSLVSRDPELAHAAFAAILEPRIAVNRALLERARDRGETRPDIDVEALASLTPAMVSFRTLAQRLPVTREFLIHVLDEVLLPAAGITPTDPAS, from the coding sequence ATGGATTCGCAGGCGACGACGACGTCGGTCGAGGCCGCGCCGCGCCTGGGGCGGCCCCGCGACGCGTCGCGCGACGCTGACATCCTCGAGGCGACGATCGCTGTTCTGGCCGAGCACGGCTTCGACGGTATGACGATCGACATGGTCGCGGCGAGAGCAGGGGCTGGCAAGGCCACGGTCTATCGGCGGTGGCCGTCCAAGGCTGACCTCGTCATCGATGCGGTTGCCTGCATGAAGCGGCGTGATCTCGACCCCGACGACCTTCCGGATACCGGCAGCCTGCGTGGCGATCTCGTGGCACTGATCCGCGCTCCCTCGATCGAGGATGCCGAACTCAAGACTCACGTCATGGGAGGCATCCTGTCGCTGGTCTCCCGAGATCCCGAGCTCGCACACGCCGCCTTTGCCGCGATCCTGGAGCCGCGCATCGCCGTCAATCGGGCGCTGCTGGAACGGGCGCGCGACCGCGGCGAGACTCGCCCCGACATCGATGTGGAGGCGCTGGCCTCCCTGACGCCGGCGATGGTCTCGTTTCGCACGCTCGCGCAGCGGCTCCCGGTCACGCGGGAGTTTCTCATCCACGTGCTGGACGAAGTGTTGCTGCCCGCCGCCGGGATCACACCGACCGATCCGGCCTCATGA
- a CDS encoding MFS transporter, producing MTTPDLASPTTPATRRWWTLGTVAIAQLMVVLDATVVNIALPAAQADLGFSDGDRQWVVTAYSLAFGSLLLLGGRLSDLIGRKLAFLIGLVGFAAASLLGGLSVSFEMLVAARALQGAFAALLAPTALAVLTTTFTIPRERSRAFGVFGAIAGAGGAVGLLLGGFLTEQFDWRWNLTINVVFAAIAFVLALVFVSTAPRQGPRPQLDIPGTLLASAGLFALVFGFSRAESDGWDAPMTWGSLLASGVLLVGFVFWQRATKHPLLPLPVVVDRNRGASFLSVMITGAGMFGVFLFVTYYFQLSLAYTPMQTGVAFLPMIVMLVIAAQLSTNLLLPRLGPKILVPTGMLLAAAAMVLFTRLDVDSSYFDALPALLVLGFGMGTIMPAAIQTATLGVDRRYAGVSSAMVNTSQQVGGSIGTALLNTLAATALTDYVAANQPASKAVLADAAVHSYTVAYWWSAAFFTAGAIIAAVLFRRKRFSVASAFHSETADAPALAH from the coding sequence GTGACGACTCCTGATCTCGCTTCCCCGACGACACCCGCGACTCGCCGCTGGTGGACGCTGGGCACCGTAGCCATCGCCCAGCTCATGGTCGTGCTCGATGCGACAGTGGTGAATATTGCGCTTCCCGCCGCGCAAGCCGACCTCGGCTTCTCCGACGGTGACCGCCAATGGGTCGTGACCGCGTACTCCCTCGCGTTCGGCAGCCTCCTCCTGCTCGGCGGACGCCTGTCCGACCTGATCGGCCGCAAGCTCGCCTTCCTGATCGGACTGGTCGGTTTCGCGGCAGCGTCGCTCCTGGGTGGACTCTCCGTCTCGTTCGAGATGCTCGTTGCCGCTCGCGCTCTGCAGGGCGCCTTCGCGGCGCTGCTGGCACCCACCGCCCTGGCCGTGCTGACGACGACCTTCACGATCCCGCGTGAGCGATCTCGCGCGTTCGGTGTCTTCGGCGCTATCGCCGGCGCGGGAGGCGCCGTGGGGCTGCTGCTCGGCGGCTTCCTCACCGAGCAGTTCGACTGGCGGTGGAACCTCACGATCAACGTCGTCTTCGCGGCGATCGCTTTCGTGCTGGCCCTGGTGTTCGTTTCGACAGCGCCCCGCCAGGGCCCCCGCCCGCAGCTCGATATTCCGGGCACCCTGCTGGCTTCCGCGGGTCTGTTCGCCCTGGTCTTCGGGTTCTCCCGCGCCGAGTCCGATGGGTGGGATGCACCGATGACGTGGGGGTCGCTCCTCGCGTCCGGCGTGCTGCTGGTCGGGTTCGTGTTCTGGCAGCGCGCGACCAAGCATCCGCTGCTGCCGCTTCCCGTTGTCGTCGACCGCAACCGCGGCGCGTCTTTCCTGTCGGTCATGATCACGGGTGCCGGCATGTTCGGCGTGTTCCTATTCGTGACCTACTACTTCCAGCTGTCGCTGGCCTACACGCCGATGCAGACCGGCGTCGCCTTCCTCCCGATGATCGTCATGCTCGTCATCGCCGCGCAGCTGAGCACGAACCTGCTACTGCCACGCCTGGGCCCGAAGATCCTCGTCCCTACCGGGATGCTGCTGGCTGCCGCGGCAATGGTCTTGTTCACACGTCTCGATGTCGACAGCAGCTACTTCGATGCCCTTCCCGCCCTCCTCGTCCTCGGCTTCGGCATGGGCACGATCATGCCCGCCGCGATCCAGACAGCAACGCTCGGGGTGGACCGCCGATACGCCGGCGTTTCCTCCGCCATGGTCAACACGAGCCAGCAGGTCGGCGGCTCGATCGGCACGGCACTCCTGAACACCCTGGCCGCAACGGCACTGACCGACTACGTCGCCGCCAACCAGCCGGCATCCAAAGCCGTGCTCGCCGACGCGGCGGTGCACAGCTACACGGTCGCGTACTGGTGGAGTGCCGCGTTCTTCACGGCGGGCGCGATCATCGCGGCGGTCCTGTTCCGGCGCAAGCGGTTCTCGGTCGCGAGCGCCTTCCACAGCGAGACGGCAGACGCCCCCGCCCTCGCGCACTGA
- a CDS encoding transglutaminase family protein has translation MKRLRIEHQTAFAYQGDVSASYNEARMLPGSTDSQFVLSASLDIEPSTSVNQYVDYFGTRVTSFDILSPHAALTLTARSLVEVRPRPLEHTEITWEQLQREAARSVEIVEQLGQTARTKPHPEVAEIARSIAAQHDQPGQAAHAIAMAIGDAVEYVHGVTGVHSTGAEAWEARKGVCQDIAHIALGALREVGIPARYVSGYLHPIANAEVGVPVEGESHAWVEWFSGSWEGFDPTNNTEIGDRHVLVGRGRDYNDVPPVRGVYAGPFKSDMSVKVTITREA, from the coding sequence ATGAAGCGCCTGCGCATCGAGCACCAGACCGCGTTCGCCTACCAGGGGGATGTCTCGGCGTCGTACAACGAGGCGCGGATGCTGCCCGGTTCCACCGACAGTCAGTTCGTGTTGAGTGCGTCCCTGGACATCGAACCGTCGACGTCGGTCAATCAGTACGTCGACTATTTCGGCACGCGCGTGACCTCGTTCGACATCCTGTCGCCGCACGCGGCACTGACCCTCACGGCACGCTCGCTGGTCGAGGTGCGCCCGCGCCCGCTCGAGCACACCGAGATCACGTGGGAGCAGCTGCAGCGGGAGGCGGCTCGGTCGGTGGAGATCGTCGAGCAACTGGGGCAGACGGCGCGCACGAAGCCGCACCCTGAGGTGGCTGAGATCGCCCGGTCGATCGCCGCGCAGCACGACCAGCCGGGGCAGGCCGCCCACGCGATCGCGATGGCGATCGGGGATGCGGTCGAGTACGTGCACGGGGTGACAGGGGTGCACTCCACCGGGGCCGAGGCGTGGGAAGCGCGCAAGGGCGTCTGCCAGGACATCGCGCACATCGCCCTCGGAGCTCTGCGCGAGGTCGGCATCCCGGCCCGCTACGTGTCCGGATACCTGCATCCGATAGCCAACGCAGAAGTCGGCGTCCCCGTCGAGGGCGAGTCGCACGCGTGGGTCGAGTGGTTCTCGGGATCGTGGGAGGGCTTCGACCCGACCAACAACACCGAGATCGGCGACCGTCACGTCCTGGTCGGGCGAGGCCGTGATTACAACGACGTGCCTCCCGTACGCGGCGTCTACGCCGGTCCGTTCAAGAGCGACATGTCGGTGAAGGTGACGATCACCCGCGAGGCGTGA